One region of Acaryochloris thomasi RCC1774 genomic DNA includes:
- a CDS encoding type II toxin-antitoxin system VapC family toxin: MDQRHVEVCPVYLQYPWIFLPQLVLVEVVYLIGRDVGIPTVVKFLRGISASRFELIEATAKNINRAADILEQYADSKVDFVDASVMAIAERLNITTVLTIDRQDFSLFRPLHCQNFVVRP, from the coding sequence TTGGATCAGCGGCACGTTGAAGTTTGCCCCGTTTATCTGCAGTACCCATGGATTTTTCTACCTCAATTAGTTTTGGTCGAAGTTGTTTACCTTATTGGTCGTGACGTAGGGATTCCGACCGTGGTTAAATTCTTGAGAGGCATCTCTGCTAGTCGGTTTGAATTGATAGAAGCGACGGCAAAGAATATCAACCGGGCAGCCGACATCCTAGAGCAATACGCCGATAGCAAGGTAGATTTTGTGGATGCCAGCGTGATGGCAATCGCAGAGCGCCTCAACATCACCACTGTTTTGACGATCGACCGTCAAGATTTTAGCCTCTTTAGACCTCTGCACTGCCAGAATTTTGTAGTGCGACCTTGA
- a CDS encoding phasin family protein — protein MDSNSFLKQMLMIGVGTTSVVAEKLREVSDEWVRDGRLNPEQAKAFVDDLMQQLRADPGNWEAQMQQQVRNVMQDLGVARQTEVDELRGRIDRLERQVRDLENKRWR, from the coding sequence ATGGACAGCAATAGCTTTTTGAAACAAATGCTGATGATTGGGGTAGGGACAACCTCTGTTGTCGCAGAGAAGCTCCGCGAAGTCAGCGATGAGTGGGTACGAGATGGGCGTCTCAACCCGGAGCAGGCAAAGGCATTCGTTGACGACTTGATGCAGCAGCTGCGAGCAGATCCAGGCAATTGGGAAGCACAAATGCAGCAGCAGGTCCGCAATGTAATGCAAGATCTAGGGGTTGCTCGCCAAACCGAGGTCGATGAGCTTCGCGGTAGAATTGATCGGCTGGAGCGTCAGGTGAGAGACTTAGAAAATAAAAGATGGCGCTAA
- the cysE gene encoding serine O-acetyltransferase, which yields MLNTLRADFRSIFERDPAARSGLEVLLCYPGLQAILMHRLAHWLYVLGLPLIPRIISHLSRFLTGIEIHPGATLGQGVVIDHGMGVVIGETAILGDYCLIYQGVTLGGTGKETGKRHPTLGENVVVGAGAKVLGNLNIGHNVRIGAGSVVLREVPSDCTVVGIPGRIVYREGAKVNPLDHAQLPDSEAQAIRYLLDRIEVLEREVAAFKQSEPVVEPVSAAHPHNRCRLEDRVIEQFLDGSGM from the coding sequence GTGCTCAATACTTTGAGGGCTGACTTCCGCAGTATCTTTGAACGCGATCCTGCGGCCCGGAGCGGTTTAGAAGTGTTACTCTGCTACCCGGGTCTGCAGGCTATCTTGATGCATCGACTAGCCCACTGGCTTTATGTTCTGGGTCTGCCGCTGATCCCTCGCATTATTTCCCATCTTTCGCGCTTCTTGACCGGGATTGAAATTCACCCCGGTGCCACATTGGGGCAGGGCGTGGTGATCGATCACGGGATGGGGGTTGTTATTGGTGAAACCGCTATCTTGGGTGACTATTGTTTGATTTATCAGGGTGTCACCCTAGGCGGCACGGGCAAAGAGACAGGCAAACGCCATCCCACCCTCGGAGAAAACGTGGTTGTGGGCGCGGGTGCAAAGGTGTTGGGTAATTTGAACATTGGCCATAACGTCCGCATTGGCGCGGGATCTGTCGTTCTCAGAGAAGTTCCTTCTGACTGTACTGTTGTCGGCATTCCAGGCCGAATTGTGTATCGAGAAGGCGCGAAGGTCAATCCCCTTGATCATGCTCAACTCCCTGACTCTGAGGCGCAGGCGATTCGCTACTTGCTTGACCGCATTGAGGTTCTAGAACGAGAAGTGGCGGCCTTTAAGCAATCAGAACCTGTCGTGGAGCCGGTCAGTGCTGCCCATCCTCACAATCGATGTCGTCTGGAAGATCGCGTCATTGAGCAGTTCCTAGACGGTTCAGGCATGTAG
- the cbiM gene encoding cobalt transporter CbiM translates to MHISDGLLPAKVCLIGYAITGGLTWYSLRQINHRPTITEEIPKASLLTAAFFAASAIRFPVPPASVHFVFNGALGAVLDCYAFPAVLVGLFFQALVFGHGGLTTLGINAVIMGLPAILAARIFRVRQWVGHKSAWSTNLFAFLAGAFGIGLSALLFYGLVIMTIPADVDAALEQQVSYGLLVAHIPLVLLEGTFTALLVSFLTRMKPEVIPE, encoded by the coding sequence ATGCATATCTCGGATGGTCTTCTGCCTGCAAAGGTCTGTCTGATTGGCTACGCCATCACGGGCGGCTTGACTTGGTATTCGCTGCGGCAAATCAATCATCGTCCAACGATTACGGAAGAGATTCCGAAGGCGTCGCTTTTGACGGCTGCTTTTTTCGCCGCTTCAGCGATCCGGTTTCCTGTGCCTCCCGCCAGCGTCCACTTTGTTTTCAATGGCGCATTGGGGGCGGTGTTAGACTGCTATGCGTTCCCGGCGGTGTTGGTGGGGTTGTTCTTTCAGGCTCTAGTGTTTGGGCATGGTGGGTTGACGACGTTGGGGATCAATGCGGTGATCATGGGCCTTCCGGCCATCTTAGCCGCTCGTATTTTTCGAGTGCGGCAGTGGGTAGGGCACAAAAGCGCTTGGTCCACAAATCTGTTCGCCTTCTTGGCCGGGGCGTTTGGGATCGGTCTGTCAGCACTGCTATTTTATGGCTTGGTGATCATGACGATTCCCGCTGACGTGGATGCGGCGTTAGAGCAGCAGGTGTCCTATGGTTTGCTGGTGGCTCATATCCCGCTGGTGCTGCTGGAGGGGACTTTTACGGCTTTGCTAGTATCTTTCTTGACGCGCATGAAGCCAGAGGTGATCCCAGAATGA
- a CDS encoding ferrochelatase encodes MVAISETRQQQEHQHSSTSDRVAVLLMGYGEVERYEDFANYNEQALNLLTAKFAPVPLWLYPPLAKLLAVFDLHEWSHQHDKFISPHNAIFESQRAGIEQHLQEKWGEDVQVFKAFNFCAPHLPEQVLAEIKEQGFTKVLIYPLLVVDSIFTSGIAVEQVNNALAQMKDQDSHWVRGIRYIPSFYNEDAYINLLVQMVEEKVEQELAASHLPSQTGIILMNHGCPHEAKGFTSGIDESQALYELVRERLINRFPLISVGWLNHQTPLIKWTQPNADLAARNLIDLGATALVMMPIGFATENHETLLDVEHIIGSIRKKHPEVTYIQMPCVNDHPTFTEMCADWAHDHIASLRDAEPLAVNPQLAVEKAAKVLSHSHDHDGHSHDGHHSHDHDGHHHH; translated from the coding sequence GTGGTCGCAATCTCTGAAACTCGTCAACAGCAAGAACACCAACATTCCTCCACATCAGATCGTGTTGCTGTTTTACTGATGGGCTACGGCGAGGTCGAGCGATACGAAGACTTTGCAAATTACAACGAGCAAGCGCTGAACCTGTTGACTGCGAAGTTTGCGCCGGTCCCACTCTGGCTCTATCCACCTTTGGCTAAATTGCTTGCTGTTTTTGACCTGCATGAATGGAGCCACCAACACGATAAGTTTATTTCGCCTCACAACGCCATCTTTGAAAGCCAGCGAGCCGGAATTGAGCAGCACCTCCAGGAAAAGTGGGGTGAAGACGTTCAGGTATTTAAGGCATTCAACTTCTGTGCCCCCCACCTCCCGGAGCAAGTTTTAGCCGAGATTAAAGAACAGGGCTTCACAAAGGTCTTAATCTATCCGCTCCTCGTTGTCGATTCAATCTTCACCAGCGGCATTGCGGTGGAGCAAGTTAACAATGCACTGGCCCAGATGAAGGATCAGGATTCGCACTGGGTGCGGGGAATCCGCTACATTCCTTCGTTCTACAACGAAGATGCCTACATTAATTTGCTCGTGCAGATGGTGGAAGAGAAGGTGGAGCAAGAACTTGCGGCCTCTCATTTGCCATCTCAAACCGGGATCATTTTGATGAATCACGGTTGCCCTCACGAGGCAAAGGGGTTCACGTCAGGCATTGATGAAAGTCAGGCACTGTATGAACTGGTTCGAGAGCGCTTAATCAACCGATTCCCACTGATCTCGGTGGGCTGGCTCAATCACCAAACCCCATTAATTAAGTGGACGCAGCCTAATGCTGACCTAGCGGCAAGAAACCTGATTGATCTCGGGGCCACAGCGCTAGTGATGATGCCAATTGGCTTTGCAACAGAGAACCACGAGACGCTTCTGGATGTAGAACATATCATCGGCAGCATCAGGAAGAAGCACCCAGAGGTGACTTATATTCAGATGCCCTGCGTCAACGACCATCCTACCTTTACAGAGATGTGTGCGGATTGGGCACATGATCATATTGCTAGCCTCCGGGATGCAGAGCCTTTGGCGGTGAATCCCCAGTTGGCGGTTGAGAAAGCGGCGAAGGTTCTTAGCCATAGCCACGACCATGATGGACATAGCCATGACGGGCACCATAGCCACGATCATGACGGGCACCATCATCACTAA
- a CDS encoding DUF4382 domain-containing protein: MKLMSTRSLILTTALCSGLLMSCQSSNESQSSSPADSGAQAEAGAGTLQVAANGEDFVRQGFTSKDGWEISFDHVYVNLEDVTAYQTDPPFDPDAEDPLQAKSEVTIPAQMVDLAEGDESASPITVGETEAPAGQYNALAWKMAKATDGPAAGQTLVLAGQASKDGKTVDFTLNVDREFAYTCGEFVGDERKGVVEPSGAADLEATFHFDHVFGDGELPADDEMNVKALGFAPLAALADGSSLKADWATLEQKLDSKDFQALDAALAGLGHVGEGHCRSEQTTA; encoded by the coding sequence ATGAAATTAATGTCTACGCGATCGCTGATCTTAACGACTGCTCTATGCTCTGGCTTACTGATGAGCTGTCAGTCATCAAACGAGTCTCAAAGTTCAAGCCCTGCTGATTCGGGGGCGCAGGCCGAGGCAGGGGCTGGGACGCTCCAGGTTGCAGCCAATGGTGAAGACTTTGTGCGCCAAGGGTTTACCTCAAAAGACGGCTGGGAAATCAGCTTTGATCACGTCTATGTGAATTTAGAAGACGTAACGGCTTATCAAACTGATCCGCCCTTCGACCCCGACGCTGAAGACCCCTTGCAGGCAAAATCTGAGGTAACGATTCCGGCGCAGATGGTTGACTTAGCTGAAGGTGATGAAAGCGCCTCTCCGATTACCGTCGGTGAAACAGAAGCACCAGCAGGTCAGTACAATGCTCTCGCCTGGAAGATGGCTAAGGCCACAGATGGCCCCGCAGCGGGACAGACTTTAGTGCTGGCGGGTCAGGCCAGTAAAGACGGGAAAACTGTTGATTTCACGCTTAACGTTGACCGCGAGTTTGCCTACACCTGCGGAGAGTTTGTGGGCGATGAGCGCAAGGGCGTCGTTGAACCCAGTGGGGCCGCTGATCTAGAGGCCACCTTCCATTTTGACCACGTATTCGGTGATGGTGAACTGCCCGCCGATGATGAGATGAACGTGAAGGCGTTGGGCTTTGCTCCTCTGGCTGCATTGGCAGATGGATCATCACTAAAGGCGGATTGGGCCACCCTCGAACAAAAGCTAGACTCGAAGGATTTTCAAGCGCTAGACGCGGCTCTGGCCGGACTCGGACACGTAGGTGAAGGTCACTGTCGATCTGAGCAAACAACCGCGTAG
- a CDS encoding energy-coupling factor ABC transporter ATP-binding protein, translating to MTILFPAPHHSTILEPFAPALTVADLSFSYPDRTSVLEQISFELQANERIGVLGPNGAGKTTLFKIICGLLCPTQGEVKLFNQPVETGSFRSDLGFVFQNPDDQLFSASVWEDIAFGPQNMGLPPDEVDRCVAAALALTGTQSLTQRLPHHLSGGEKRMVAIATVVAMNPRLIIYDEPSANLDLRARRRLIQYLQDSEETIMVASHDLEMILEVCDRILLIDHGHIVADGHPPEIMQQRSLMEAHGLEVPYSLAGRIEAKRHL from the coding sequence ATGACGATATTGTTTCCTGCGCCTCACCACTCGACGATTTTAGAGCCGTTCGCGCCCGCGCTGACGGTGGCTGATCTTAGCTTTTCTTATCCAGACAGAACGAGTGTTCTAGAGCAGATTTCGTTTGAACTTCAGGCCAACGAGCGAATTGGTGTATTGGGGCCTAATGGGGCTGGTAAGACGACGCTGTTCAAAATCATCTGTGGGCTGTTGTGTCCGACTCAGGGTGAAGTGAAGCTGTTTAATCAGCCTGTAGAGACAGGCAGCTTTCGATCCGATTTGGGGTTTGTGTTTCAAAATCCAGACGACCAGCTTTTTTCGGCTTCGGTTTGGGAAGATATTGCCTTTGGCCCTCAAAATATGGGCTTACCGCCTGATGAAGTGGATCGATGCGTGGCGGCGGCTTTGGCGCTGACGGGAACCCAGTCGTTGACCCAGCGATTGCCCCATCATTTGTCAGGGGGAGAGAAGCGGATGGTTGCGATCGCAACTGTAGTTGCTATGAATCCGCGCCTGATCATCTACGACGAACCCAGCGCCAACCTAGACCTACGCGCCCGCCGTCGCCTGATTCAGTATTTACAAGACTCTGAAGAGACGATCATGGTGGCCTCTCATGATCTGGAGATGATTTTGGAGGTTTGCGATCGCATCCTCTTGATTGATCACGGACACATTGTTGCAGACGGCCACCCACCAGAGATTATGCAGCAGCGTTCCCTGATGGAGGCTCATGGTCTTGAAGTGCCCTACTCTCTGGCGGGTCGCATAGAAGCGAAGCGTCACCTATGA
- a CDS encoding carboxypeptidase regulatory-like domain-containing protein — translation MSKRLVPVLGLLISVWTMPTVLAHGTAVNYRITPKAVEIEAAFDTGEPMANAQVTVYAPDGATQPWLTGKFDSKGHFAFTPPADQTGTWQVKVRQAGHGKILNIPIGAENAAETATVSSEPASPMVRSLLGVVVIGGFVLTAILFSSRKKQ, via the coding sequence ATGAGCAAACGGCTGGTACCCGTTCTAGGGCTATTAATCAGTGTATGGACTATGCCTACTGTCCTGGCACACGGGACCGCCGTGAACTATCGCATTACGCCAAAGGCGGTCGAAATTGAGGCCGCCTTTGATACGGGTGAACCGATGGCGAATGCTCAGGTGACGGTTTACGCTCCAGATGGAGCCACTCAGCCTTGGCTAACTGGGAAGTTTGATAGCAAGGGGCATTTTGCATTCACGCCACCCGCAGATCAGACTGGGACTTGGCAGGTGAAAGTGCGTCAAGCAGGGCACGGCAAGATTCTCAATATTCCTATTGGGGCCGAAAATGCTGCAGAGACCGCAACCGTATCGTCTGAACCAGCCAGTCCGATGGTGCGTAGCCTTTTGGGGGTTGTTGTCATTGGAGGCTTTGTGTTGACGGCCATCCTATTTTCTTCTAGGAAGAAGCAGTAA
- a CDS encoding FKBP-type peptidyl-prolyl cis-trans isomerase encodes MRNILISVGVMVVCGLVLACAQLVNPPADVSADPLQSSEPQTTIAATPAAQQPEEPKTDVTDSDYTTTDSGLQYKDITEGTGESPKRGDNVTVHYTGTLTDGSKFDSSRDRDQPFVFPIGLGRVIKGWDEGVSTMQVGGRRELKIPPDLGYGARGAGGVIPPNATLIFDVELLKIN; translated from the coding sequence TTGCGCAATATTTTAATTAGTGTCGGAGTCATGGTTGTCTGCGGTTTGGTCTTAGCCTGCGCGCAGCTCGTCAACCCGCCAGCAGACGTGAGCGCAGATCCGCTGCAGAGCAGTGAACCCCAAACAACTATTGCGGCCACCCCCGCAGCACAACAACCTGAGGAACCTAAAACTGACGTGACCGATTCTGACTACACCACCACCGATTCTGGACTGCAGTATAAAGACATTACTGAGGGTACGGGCGAGTCTCCGAAGCGAGGCGATAACGTGACGGTCCACTACACGGGCACGCTCACCGATGGCTCTAAGTTCGACAGTTCGCGCGATCGCGACCAGCCCTTTGTCTTCCCAATCGGTCTAGGCCGGGTAATTAAAGGCTGGGATGAAGGCGTCAGTACTATGCAAGTAGGTGGACGCCGAGAACTCAAGATTCCACCCGATTTAGGCTATGGTGCGCGGGGTGCCGGTGGCGTCATTCCACCCAATGCAACGCTGATTTTTGATGTTGAGCTACTAAAGATCAATTAG
- the cbiQ gene encoding cobalt ECF transporter T component CbiQ codes for MLHEIDRYVHLDSWMHRWQPRPKLVGLGTLIFAFAMVEDLRLLPAMLAVTAVLYAISRLPLSFLLHHLRYPGLFILGVVIVLPLVSGDTVLWQWGTLAIRAEGLSTTLLIVCRFFSILTLGLIILGTCPFSTTIKAMRSFGLSSVLTDMMLLSYRYLFEFAQMLTTMQQAMRLRGFHTPPVFAVRRQWAHLQRLASLMGTLLIRSYEQAVRSYQAMGLRGYGQPSANLPRSREPVTFWNSSALVVILMVAAGFVISDFLWTV; via the coding sequence GTGCTGCATGAAATTGATCGCTACGTTCATCTCGATTCTTGGATGCATCGGTGGCAACCTAGACCAAAGCTGGTGGGGCTAGGTACGCTAATTTTTGCCTTTGCGATGGTCGAAGATCTGCGGTTGCTGCCTGCGATGTTGGCGGTGACGGCGGTGCTGTATGCGATCTCACGTCTCCCCCTCTCCTTTCTGCTGCATCATCTTCGATACCCTGGCCTCTTTATTTTGGGCGTTGTGATAGTGCTGCCGCTGGTCTCAGGCGACACCGTTCTTTGGCAGTGGGGGACGCTAGCGATTCGGGCCGAGGGGTTATCCACCACGCTTCTGATTGTCTGTCGGTTTTTCTCTATTTTGACGCTGGGCTTAATTATTCTGGGAACCTGTCCCTTCTCGACAACGATTAAGGCAATGCGATCTTTCGGCCTGTCTTCAGTTTTGACCGATATGATGTTGCTGTCCTATCGCTATCTGTTTGAGTTTGCTCAGATGTTGACAACCATGCAGCAGGCCATGAGATTACGCGGCTTCCATACACCGCCGGTATTTGCAGTTCGCAGGCAGTGGGCGCATCTACAGCGACTGGCATCGCTGATGGGCACTTTACTGATTCGCAGCTATGAGCAGGCGGTGCGTAGCTATCAGGCGATGGGGCTGCGAGGCTATGGTCAGCCCTCTGCGAATTTACCCCGCAGTCGTGAACCCGTTACGTTCTGGAACAGCAGCGCCTTAGTCGTTATATTAATGGTGGCTGCAGGGTTCGTGATTTCCGATTTTCTTTGGACTGTTTGA
- a CDS encoding FGGY-family carbohydrate kinase, producing MTSRLSEPPTHLSLGIDFGTSGARAIVIDPDCCVRAEVKSAFAEVDPAERASVWKTTLFELIGDLPIDVRAQLTQIAINGTSSTILLCNAQGEPLHPAVLYNETCDPEDLDLLDAIVPLGHTVLSASSSLAKFLTLSRQTDFSDAHALMHQADWLAYQLHGCLGISDYHNSLKLGYDPAIETYPDWFQDEQLRFLLPLLPRVIAPGTPIAPVQPAIAQRFDLPPHCQICAGTTDSIAAFLASGASYPGEAVTSLGSTLVLKLLSQTRIDQAQYGIYSHRFGQQWLVGGASNTGGAVLQQYFSTAELASLSALIDPQVVSPLDYYPLLKPGERFPINDPDLQPRLQPRPDQPAAFLHGLLESLARIEAQGYRLLQEQGATPVTQIYTAGGGAQNLTWQAIRQRYLQASIKEPRHRQAAYGTALLAARGCKLMG from the coding sequence ATGACTTCAAGGCTCTCAGAGCCTCCAACCCATCTATCTTTGGGTATTGATTTCGGCACGTCAGGGGCCAGGGCCATTGTGATTGACCCAGATTGCTGTGTTCGGGCCGAGGTTAAATCTGCTTTTGCTGAGGTTGATCCTGCTGAGCGGGCTTCTGTCTGGAAGACAACACTGTTCGAGCTGATCGGTGACCTGCCGATAGACGTGCGAGCTCAACTCACCCAGATCGCCATCAACGGTACCTCTTCCACCATCTTGCTCTGCAATGCTCAAGGAGAACCCCTGCACCCGGCGGTTCTCTACAACGAAACCTGTGATCCTGAAGATCTAGATTTGCTAGATGCGATCGTGCCCCTAGGTCATACTGTTCTCAGCGCCAGCTCCAGCTTGGCAAAATTTCTAACCCTCAGCCGCCAGACTGATTTTAGCGACGCTCATGCCCTGATGCACCAGGCCGACTGGCTCGCCTATCAGCTTCACGGATGTTTGGGCATTAGTGATTATCACAATAGTCTAAAGCTTGGCTACGATCCCGCCATAGAGACCTATCCAGACTGGTTCCAGGATGAACAACTGCGGTTCCTGCTGCCGCTGCTCCCTCGTGTGATTGCGCCCGGAACGCCCATTGCACCCGTCCAGCCTGCGATCGCTCAGCGTTTTGATTTACCGCCCCACTGCCAGATCTGTGCCGGAACCACAGACAGTATCGCCGCTTTTCTCGCCAGCGGTGCCAGCTATCCCGGCGAAGCCGTTACCTCACTCGGTTCAACGCTGGTCTTAAAGCTCCTCAGTCAAACCCGTATTGATCAGGCACAGTACGGCATCTATAGCCATCGCTTCGGCCAGCAGTGGCTTGTCGGTGGGGCCTCCAACACCGGGGGAGCCGTGCTGCAGCAGTATTTCTCCACAGCCGAGCTAGCGTCTTTGAGTGCCCTGATTGATCCTCAGGTGGTCAGTCCACTGGACTATTATCCGCTCCTAAAACCAGGAGAACGTTTTCCTATTAATGATCCAGATTTACAGCCTCGTCTTCAGCCCCGTCCTGATCAGCCAGCTGCTTTTTTGCATGGGCTTTTAGAAAGCCTGGCCCGTATCGAAGCCCAGGGTTATCGACTTTTGCAAGAGCAGGGGGCAACGCCCGTCACTCAGATTTATACTGCAGGCGGCGGCGCTCAGAATTTGACTTGGCAAGCGATTCGCCAGCGATATTTGCAAGCATCTATTAAAGAACCCCGCCACCGCCAAGCCGCCTATGGAACAGCGTTATTGGCAGCACGGGGCTGTAAATTGATGGGTTGA
- a CDS encoding HoxN/HupN/NixA family nickel/cobalt transporter: protein MRIKYWIAMLLTVMAVLAPRPVLAHPGHIPDLDALLSQNLTPTLVLTSIGLAALFGAGHAFSPGHGKTMVAAYLVGSHSTPKHALLLGLITTLTHTLSVFALGLVALLLSHYVLPEQLYPFLSLGSGLMVTGFGVWLFVRARKMRWSPTGLQTSHPTPHPTLHTHAGHSHGHSHGHSHHDDHVHSHTASEHHTHHHHLPPKITWRSLMVLGVAGGMIPCPSALILLLSAIALQQTALGLLLVSSFSIGLAIVLTSLGLAAVYARRWFEQLPSVFQPLRHRLPILSAFITLWVGLLLSANALLAWL, encoded by the coding sequence ATGAGAATCAAATATTGGATAGCCATGCTGTTGACTGTGATGGCAGTGCTGGCGCCCCGCCCAGTCTTGGCCCATCCGGGACATATTCCTGACCTTGATGCTTTGCTGTCTCAGAATCTAACGCCAACCCTCGTGCTGACCAGTATTGGGCTAGCGGCTCTCTTCGGCGCGGGACATGCTTTTTCGCCAGGGCACGGCAAGACAATGGTGGCGGCTTACCTGGTGGGTTCTCACAGCACACCGAAGCACGCCTTGCTGCTGGGTCTAATCACGACACTAACCCATACGCTGAGTGTGTTTGCGTTAGGTTTGGTCGCGCTCCTGCTCTCGCACTACGTTTTGCCAGAACAGCTTTATCCATTCCTGAGCTTGGGCAGCGGCTTAATGGTCACAGGCTTTGGGGTTTGGTTATTTGTTCGGGCCAGGAAGATGCGATGGTCTCCAACCGGCCTTCAAACATCGCACCCTACACCCCATCCGACATTACATACCCACGCAGGCCACAGTCACGGCCACAGTCACGGCCACAGTCATCACGATGATCACGTCCATTCTCATACTGCTTCAGAACACCACACGCACCATCATCATCTACCGCCCAAAATCACCTGGAGATCTCTGATGGTCCTCGGCGTTGCTGGGGGAATGATTCCCTGCCCTTCGGCTTTGATTTTGCTGCTGTCTGCAATCGCGCTGCAGCAGACAGCTTTGGGCTTACTACTGGTGAGTAGCTTTAGCATTGGGTTGGCGATCGTGCTTACGTCTTTGGGGTTAGCAGCGGTTTATGCACGGCGCTGGTTTGAGCAACTGCCGTCCGTTTTCCAGCCCTTACGTCATCGTTTACCGATCTTAAGTGCATTTATCACGCTATGGGTAGGGCTATTACTCAGTGCTAATGCACTGCTAGCATGGCTTTAA